DNA sequence from the Thermodesulfobacteriota bacterium genome:
GCGGCCAGGGCCGCTCCTGCGGGGGGGCAGGGTCCCTGGCCGAGCGGCGAATGGTGCCAGCGGTAAGAGCGACCGGGGGGGGGGCCGGCGGGGTCAGGCGGCCGGGGGGTCTTGCGATTCCCGTGGGGCGGGGGCACCGGCCTCCCTCTCCCGACGGCGCACCCGCAGGTAGTCCCACAGGGCCCAGGGCAGGAGCACCGCGCTCGCCACCCGGTTGAAGGTGGCGTGCTCCAGCATGGCGGGGTCCGAGGTGAACCAGCCGTCCCAGAGGCACCACAGCCCGAAGCCGGCCAGGAGCGCCGGAAAGACGTAGGGGCTGATCTCGGGCAGCTTGCTCTCCCGTCCCACGGATGCCTCCTCGCTCCACCCCCCTTCGGGCTCGGCCGCCCCCCTTCCCCGGGGGGATCGACCCTGCGGCGTGCTTGCCCTATCCTTGCGGCCGGTTGGAAAACAGCGTGCCAGAGGAGCGGCCCCCATGTCCACCACCAACGCGCTGCGGATTCTCAAGCAGCAGAAGATCCCCCACGAGGCCCGGGAGTACGACCACAAGGTCAAGGGGGCGCAGTACGCGGCCGAGGCCCTGGGGTGGCCCGTGGAGAGCATGGCCAAGACGCTCGTGGTCGCCCTGGCCGACGGCTCCCACTGCCTGTGCGTGCTCCCGGGGGACGCGGAGCTCTCGCTGAAGAACCTGGCACGGCTGGCCGGGGTCAAGTCGGCACGGATGACGACCCCCGAAGAGGCCGAGAAACTCACCGGCTACCTGGTGGGGGGCATCAGCCCCTTCGGCACCCGCAGGGCCATGCCCGTGTGGCTCCACGCCCCCCTGACCACCTTCCCGAAGATCGGCGTCAACGGCGGGCGGCGGGGCCTCATCGTCTTCGTCAGCCCCGCCGACCTGGTGGCGGCCCTGGGCGCGCGGGTGGAGGACCTGGCCGCGTGAGAGAGCCGGCGTTCGACAGTCCCCGGGCAGGGCCGCCCGCCTGCGCCAAATTCCAAGCAGACCGCACCCAGGCGAACTGACGGGCCGAGCAACCTACGCGCAAGGCGAGTTACGGGCCGTCCCATGCCCCTGGGCAAGGCAGTTCAGGGGGTTGCCCCCAAGAATCCAGCACCTGATCCTGGGGCGGGGTCCGGAAGCAACGGAGCATAGCCCCGTACCGCGTCGACCGATCCGTCACACCCCATGAAGGCCGGTGAAGCGAGGCGCACCGGTTCCGCGAGGCACCTCTCCTCGAGTTGGCGCGGATTGGGGGGTCGCTCCCGCCCTTCCTGGCCAGCGGCGGAGCGCAGGGGCTACCGGATCCCGCTTGTCACCCAGGCGGTGGATCGAGGCCCCTGCGCGGACTGCGGACTGGCGGCCCCGGCCGGGCATTGGTACCTTGGCGGGCCGAACCCGCCGACCTCACCGCGGAGGACCCCATGGACGACGTCCTTTCCTGGCTGGAAACCAACGACGGGGACACCCTGGACGACCTCTTCGCCTTTCTGCGCATCCCCTCGGTGAGCGCCGACCCCGCCCGTTGCGGGGACGTGCGCCGGTGCGCCGAGTGGCTCGCCGGCGCCTTTCGCGAGGCCGGCTTCTCGGCCGCGGCCGAGGAGACCGGCGGCCACCCGGCGGTGGTAGCCGAGTGGCGAGACGCCCCGGGGGCCCCCACGGTGCTCGTGTACGGCCACTACGACGTGCAGCCGGCCGAGCCCCTGGAGAACTGGACTTCGGCGCCCTTCGAGCCGGCAGTACGGGAGGGGAAGCTCGTGGCCCGGGGGGCCTCGGACGACAAGGGGCAGCTCTTCTGCCACCTGGCCGGTGCCCGGGCGCACCTGGCGGCCCGGGGGCGGCTCCCGGTGAACCTGGTGTTCCTGATCGAGGGGGAGGAGGAGTCGGGGAGCGCCAACCTGGAGGCCTTCCTGGCGGCGAACCGCGAGCGCCTGCGCTGCGACGCGGCCGTGGTGAGCGACTCCTCCCAGTTCGCCCCGGGAGTTCCGGCCCTTACCTACGGGCTGCGGGGACTCGTGTACCTGGAAGCGGCCCTTCGCGGGCCCGCTCGCGACCTCCACTCGGGCTCCTTCGGGGGCGCGGTGCGAAACCCCGCGAACGCGCTCGCTGCCCTGCTCGCGGCGCTGCACGACGAGGGGGGGCGGGTGGCCGTGCCCGGGTTCTACGACGCCGTGCGCCCCCTCGAGCCCTGGGAGCGGCAGGCCTTCGCCGCCCTGCCCTTCGACGAGGCCGCCTACCGGCACGACCTGGGGGTCGACGCCCTCGCCGGCGAAGCGGGCTACTCGGTGCTGGAGCGGGTGTGGGCGCGGCCCACCCTGGACGTGAACGGCCTGTGGTCTGGTTACACGGGGGAAGGTGCGAAGACGGTTCTCCCCGCCCTGGCCTCGGCCAAGCTCTCGTGCCGCCTCGTGCCCGACCAGGACCCGGATCGGATCGCCGAGTCGGTGGAGGCGAGGCTGCGCGCCCTCACCCCTCCCGGCTGCCGCCTGGAGGTGCGAAGGCTTCACGGCGCCCGCCCCGTCCTCCTTCCGGTCGAGACCACGGCAGTCCGGGCGGCCTCGGAAGCGGTGCGCCGGGGCTTCGGAGCCGCGCCGGTCTTCACCCGGGAGGGGGGATCGATCCCGGTGGTGGAAGCCTTCCAGCGCCTCCTGGGGGCCCCGGTGGTGCTCCTGGGGTTCGGCCGCCCCGACGACGGGGCCCACGGCCCCGATGAAAAACTAGACCTTGCCGACTTCCGCAAGGGGATTGCCACAAGCGCCTGGCTCTGGGAGCTCCTGGGCTCCCGGGCGAGAGGGTAGGCACCCCGAGAGGGGGGGTGATCGCGGGGCGGCGCAGGGAAGGAGACTGCCATGGCACGCAGGGTGAGCTTCTGGGACCAGGTGACCCGCACTTTCAACCGGGCAGCCGCCTTCACCGGCCACGACCCCGCCCTGCTGCGCCAGATCCGCGAGTGCAACAGCGTCTACCACGTCAACTTCCCCGTGCGGCGCGACGACGGCTCCATCGAGGTGGTGAGCGCCTGGCGGGTCGAGCACAGCCACCACAAGCTCCCCACCAAGGGCGGCATCCGCTACAGCCTGGCGGTGACCCAGGACGAGGTGATGGCCCTGGCGGCCCTCATGACCTTCAAGTGCGCCGTCGTGGACGTGCCCCACGGCGGCGCCAAGGGCGGCGTGCGGATCTCGCGGCCGCGGTACTCCGAGGCCGAGCTCGAGCGCATCACCCGCCGATACACCTACGAGATGGTCCGCAAGGACTTCATCGGCCCCGGGGTGGACGTACCCGCCCCCGATTTCGGCACGGGCCCCCGGGAGATGGCCTGGATCGCCGACACCTACGGCGCCCTGTGCCAGGACAAGCTCTACACCTTGGCCTGCGTGACCGGGAAGCCCGTGGGGCAGGGGGGCATCCGGGGGCGCACCGAGGCCACGGGCCGCGGCGTGTGCTTCGGGGTGCGGGAGGCCGTCGCCGTGGCCGAAGACATGCGGGCCCTGGGGCTCTCGCCGGGGCTCGAAGGCAAGAGGGTGGTCGTTCAGGGGCTGGGCAACGTGGGATACCACGCGGCGAAGTTCCTGGAGGAGGCGGGGGCCGTGCTCGTGGGACTGGCCGAGTACGAGGGGGCGATCCACGCGCCCCGGGGCCTAAACCTGGAGAAGGTGATGGCGCACCGGCGGGAGACCGGGTCCCTCCTGGGCTTTCCGGAGGCGGAGAGCCTCGGCTCCAGCGCCGCCGCCCTGGAACTTCCCTGCGACATCCTCGTCCCCGCGGCCCTGGAGAACCAGATCACGAAGGAAAATGCGCCCCGGGTGCAGGCCAGGATCGTCGCGGAGGGCGCCAACGGCCCCACCACGTCCGAGGGGGAGGCGATCCTCAAGGGGCGGGGGGTGCTCATCCTCCCCGACGTCTACCTCAACGCCGGGGGAGTCACGGTCTCGTACTTCGAGTGGCTGAAGAACCTCTCCCACGTGCGCTTCGGCCGCATGGAGAAGCGCTTCGACGAGGACATCCACAAGGGGCTGGTGGGGGCCCTGGAGCGCATGACGGGAAGGGAGCTCTCGGCGAAGGACGCGGCCCACCTGGCCACGGGCCCGGGGGAAGAGGCCCTGGTGAACTCGGGTCTGGAGGAGACCATGGTGTCGGCCTACCGGGAGATCCGCTCCACGGCGGACCGGCTTCGGGGAGAGGCCGACCTGCGCACCGCGGCCTTCGTGACCGCCATCGACAAGATCGCGGTGTCCTACCAGCAGCTCGGGATCTGGCCGTAGGGTGGGGGGGCGCTACTCGCTCATCGACTCCAGGAACTCGATGTTGTCCTTGGTCCGCTTCATCCGGTCCAGGAGGAACTCCATCGCGTCCACGGGGTTCAAGGGCGCGAGCACCTTGCGGATCACCCACATGCGGTTGAGCTCGAGCGGGGTGAGCAGCAGGTCCTCTTTCCGGGTGCCCGAGCGCTGCATGTCGATGGCGGGGTAGATGCGTTTGTCGGCGAGCTTGCGGTCCAGGTGGAGCTCGGCGTTGCCGGTGCCCTTGAACTCCTCGAAGATCACCTCGTCCATGCGGCTGCCGGTCTCGATGAGGGCGGTGGCGATGATGGTGAGGCTGCCGCCCTCCTCGATGTTCCGGGCGGCGCCGAAGAAGCGCTTGGGCTTGTGCAGGGCGTTGGAGTCCACGCCGCCCGAGAGGATCTTGCCCGAGTGGGGTACCACGGTGTTGTAGGCCCGGGCCAGGCGGGTGATGGAGTCGAGCAGGATCACCACGTCCCTGCCGTGCTCCACGAACCGCTTGGCCTTCTCGATCACCATCTCGGCCACCTGGACGTGGCGCTGGGCCTGTTCGTCGAAGGTGGAGGAGACCACCTCGCCATTCACCGACCGCTGCATGTCGGTGACCTCCTCGGGCCGCTCGTCGATGAGGAGCACGATCAGGACCACCTCGGAGTGGTTGGCGGTGATGGAGTTGGCGATCTGCTGGAGGAGCACGGTCTTGCCCGTGCGCGGCGGCGCCACGATGAGCCCGCGCTGCCCCTTTCCGATGGGGGCGATGAGGTCCATCACCCGCATCTCGTAGCGGGTGGGTTCGCTCTCGAGCTTGAGGCGCTGGTTGGGGTAGATGGGGGTGAGGTTGTCGAAGAGCATCCGGGTCCGGGCGCTGTCGGGCCCGTCTCCGTTGATCATGTCGACCTTGAGCAGCGCGAAGTACCGCTCCGAGTCCTTGGGCGGCCGGATCTGCCCGCTCACGGTGTCGCCCGTGCGCAGGTTGAACCGCCGGATCTGGCTGGGGGAGACGTAGATGTCGTCGGGCCCGGGGAGGTAGCTGTAGTCGGGCGACCGCAGGAACCCGAAGCCGTCGGGAAGGAGCTCCAGCACCCCCTCCCCGAAGATGCTCCCGTTCTGTTCCGTCTGGGCCTTGAGCAGGGCGAAGATCAGGTCCTGCTTGCGCATCCGGGTCGCGCCCTCGATGTTGAGGGTCTCGCCCATCTCGGTCAGCTCGTTGATGCTCTTCTTCTTGAGTTCCTGCAGGTGCATGGGGGCAGCACTCCCGGTGGTGGGGGCGGGCTTCTTTGCGCGGCGCGGATGGGACTTCATCGGCGGCGGCGCAGCGGGCTCGGGGGGGAGGGACTGGGAAGAGTCGTTCGGGGAGTGTCTCAAGGTCGCTCTTGGTCTGGAAGAAGGAGGGGCCGCTTCCGCGGTGCACCGGAAGGCGCCCAGGCGGCGCCGGCACTGTTTCGGATGGGGCCTCTACGGATTGGGTCGGGGCGGAGCGGCGAAACCGAGGGAGGGTGCGTGGTGGTTTCGCGTCGGAACGCTGTCCCTTGTAAAAGCTGCGCCATCGTTTGTCAATCCAAAAAACGCGTTTCGCCCTCTCGGACGCGCCGAATCAGCTCCAGAACCTGGGCTCTCAGCTCCTCGCGGCTGCCCCGGTTGTCGAGCACGGCGTCGGCCCGGCGCGCCTTCTCTTCGATGTCGAGCTGGCTCGCCAGGCGCCGCTGCGCGTCCTCACGGGCGAGTCCGTCCCGTGCGCAAAGGCGCCGCAGTTGCTCGGCGCGGGGCACGTACACCACGGCCACCAGGCCGAAGCGCCCCGCGGCGCCGGTCTCGTAGAGCAGCGGTACGTCGTACACCACCAGCCCCCCCGGCGTCTCGGCGAGCAGCCGCTGTACCTCCCCCTCGGCCTCCTCGGCCACCCGGGGGTGCACGATGGCCTCCAGGCGCGCCCGTGCCCCGGGGTCCCGGAACACCAGCGCCCCCAAGGCCGCCCGATCCAGGCGGCCGTCGGGCCCCAGGACCGCGTCGCCGAAGGCCTGCCGGATGTCCTCCAGGGCCGGACGACCCGGCTCCACAACCCGCCGGGCCAGTTGGTCGGCATCCACCACCGGGACCCCCGCCTCTTCGAAGAACCTCGCCGCCGTGCTCTTCCCTGTGGCGATGCCGCCCGTGAGGCCGATGAGGCGCACGGGCCGCCTCATGTGCGCCCGCCCTCCCAGCCCTCCCCGCGCTCCGGCGCCCAGCCCAGGTAGGCGCACATCCGCCCCAGGTCCGCACCCCGCCGGTGCGAGTAGAAGAGGTCGGCTCGGCAAGCCGTGCAGTAGGGGAGAACATCCACCGCCCCCGGGGGGACGCCGGCGGCCACGAGTCGGTCG
Encoded proteins:
- the coaE gene encoding dephospho-CoA kinase (Dephospho-CoA kinase (CoaE) performs the final step in coenzyme A biosynthesis.) — translated: MRRPVRLIGLTGGIATGKSTAARFFEEAGVPVVDADQLARRVVEPGRPALEDIRQAFGDAVLGPDGRLDRAALGALVFRDPGARARLEAIVHPRVAEEAEGEVQRLLAETPGGLVVYDVPLLYETGAAGRFGLVAVVYVPRAEQLRRLCARDGLAREDAQRRLASQLDIEEKARRADAVLDNRGSREELRAQVLELIRRVREGETRFLD
- a CDS encoding aminoacyl-tRNA deacylase, with amino-acid sequence MSTTNALRILKQQKIPHEAREYDHKVKGAQYAAEALGWPVESMAKTLVVALADGSHCLCVLPGDAELSLKNLARLAGVKSARMTTPEEAEKLTGYLVGGISPFGTRRAMPVWLHAPLTTFPKIGVNGGRRGLIVFVSPADLVAALGARVEDLAA
- a CDS encoding Glu/Leu/Phe/Val dehydrogenase, with amino-acid sequence MARRVSFWDQVTRTFNRAAAFTGHDPALLRQIRECNSVYHVNFPVRRDDGSIEVVSAWRVEHSHHKLPTKGGIRYSLAVTQDEVMALAALMTFKCAVVDVPHGGAKGGVRISRPRYSEAELERITRRYTYEMVRKDFIGPGVDVPAPDFGTGPREMAWIADTYGALCQDKLYTLACVTGKPVGQGGIRGRTEATGRGVCFGVREAVAVAEDMRALGLSPGLEGKRVVVQGLGNVGYHAAKFLEEAGAVLVGLAEYEGAIHAPRGLNLEKVMAHRRETGSLLGFPEAESLGSSAAALELPCDILVPAALENQITKENAPRVQARIVAEGANGPTTSEGEAILKGRGVLILPDVYLNAGGVTVSYFEWLKNLSHVRFGRMEKRFDEDIHKGLVGALERMTGRELSAKDAAHLATGPGEEALVNSGLEETMVSAYREIRSTADRLRGEADLRTAAFVTAIDKIAVSYQQLGIWP
- a CDS encoding dipeptidase: MDDVLSWLETNDGDTLDDLFAFLRIPSVSADPARCGDVRRCAEWLAGAFREAGFSAAAEETGGHPAVVAEWRDAPGAPTVLVYGHYDVQPAEPLENWTSAPFEPAVREGKLVARGASDDKGQLFCHLAGARAHLAARGRLPVNLVFLIEGEEESGSANLEAFLAANRERLRCDAAVVSDSSQFAPGVPALTYGLRGLVYLEAALRGPARDLHSGSFGGAVRNPANALAALLAALHDEGGRVAVPGFYDAVRPLEPWERQAFAALPFDEAAYRHDLGVDALAGEAGYSVLERVWARPTLDVNGLWSGYTGEGAKTVLPALASAKLSCRLVPDQDPDRIAESVEARLRALTPPGCRLEVRRLHGARPVLLPVETTAVRAASEAVRRGFGAAPVFTREGGSIPVVEAFQRLLGAPVVLLGFGRPDDGAHGPDEKLDLADFRKGIATSAWLWELLGSRARG
- the rho gene encoding transcription termination factor Rho, producing the protein MHLQELKKKSINELTEMGETLNIEGATRMRKQDLIFALLKAQTEQNGSIFGEGVLELLPDGFGFLRSPDYSYLPGPDDIYVSPSQIRRFNLRTGDTVSGQIRPPKDSERYFALLKVDMINGDGPDSARTRMLFDNLTPIYPNQRLKLESEPTRYEMRVMDLIAPIGKGQRGLIVAPPRTGKTVLLQQIANSITANHSEVVLIVLLIDERPEEVTDMQRSVNGEVVSSTFDEQAQRHVQVAEMVIEKAKRFVEHGRDVVILLDSITRLARAYNTVVPHSGKILSGGVDSNALHKPKRFFGAARNIEEGGSLTIIATALIETGSRMDEVIFEEFKGTGNAELHLDRKLADKRIYPAIDMQRSGTRKEDLLLTPLELNRMWVIRKVLAPLNPVDAMEFLLDRMKRTKDNIEFLESMSE